A stretch of the Actinotalea sp. JY-7876 genome encodes the following:
- a CDS encoding rhomboid family intramembrane serine protease yields the protein MSTPSAAPGPAYGAVPVCPRHPDRVSYVRCQRCERPVCAECQRPAAVGVHCVDCVREASRTAPARRTVFGAPVRTGPPVVTLTLIGLCVVSYLLQWAVGWPWTERLVFQPAAAEAQPWRFLTAGFLHSTQGYLAFTHIAFNMYALWLLGRELELALGRWRFLTLYLASVLGGNVLYLLLADGASWWQIVLGASGGVFGLFGAIVVVLRRMGRSARPILAIIGINAVIGFVVPNVAWQGHLGGLLVGLALGAAYAYAPRERRTLVGVGASMLVVVVLVLLAALRYATV from the coding sequence GTGAGCACTCCGTCGGCCGCACCGGGACCCGCCTACGGCGCGGTCCCGGTGTGCCCGCGCCACCCCGACCGCGTCTCGTACGTCCGGTGCCAGCGCTGCGAGCGCCCCGTGTGCGCCGAGTGCCAGCGCCCTGCCGCCGTCGGCGTGCACTGCGTCGACTGCGTGCGCGAGGCGTCCCGCACGGCGCCGGCGCGCCGCACGGTCTTCGGTGCCCCCGTGCGCACAGGGCCCCCGGTGGTGACCCTGACCCTCATCGGGCTGTGCGTCGTCAGCTACCTCCTGCAGTGGGCCGTGGGCTGGCCGTGGACCGAGCGGCTCGTGTTCCAGCCGGCCGCCGCCGAGGCCCAGCCGTGGCGCTTCCTCACCGCGGGGTTCCTGCACTCCACCCAGGGGTACCTCGCGTTCACCCACATCGCGTTCAACATGTACGCGCTGTGGCTGCTCGGGCGTGAGCTGGAGCTGGCCCTCGGCCGGTGGCGCTTCCTCACGCTGTACCTCGCCTCCGTCCTCGGCGGCAACGTGCTGTACCTGCTCCTGGCGGACGGTGCGAGCTGGTGGCAGATCGTCCTGGGGGCGTCGGGCGGGGTCTTCGGGCTCTTCGGCGCGATCGTCGTCGTGCTCCGTCGCATGGGCCGCAGCGCGCGTCCCATCCTGGCGATCATCGGCATCAACGCGGTCATCGGCTTCGTGGTCCCCAACGTGGCCTGGCAGGGTCACCTCGGCGGGCTGCTCGTGGGCCTCGCGCTCGGCGCCGCCTACGCCTACGCACCGCGGGAGCGGCGCACGCTCGTGGGCGTCGGGGCGAGCATGCTGGTCGTCGTCGTCCTCGTCCTGCTGGCGGCGCTGCGGTACGCCACGGTGTGA
- a CDS encoding cell division protein CrgA, with translation MPESKPRKKPAYVPPPAAQGPKTNPRWLVPTMLGLMIVGLIWVVVTYIFQSQYPIPGIGSWNLAVGFVLIIAGFSLTTRWH, from the coding sequence GTGCCCGAGTCGAAGCCGCGCAAGAAGCCGGCGTACGTCCCGCCGCCCGCGGCGCAGGGGCCGAAGACCAACCCCCGCTGGCTCGTCCCCACGATGCTGGGTCTGATGATCGTCGGCCTGATCTGGGTCGTCGTGACCTACATCTTCCAGTCGCAGTACCCGATCCCGGGCATCGGCAGCTGGAACCTCGCGGTCGGGTTCGTGCTCATCATCGCCGGATTCTCGCTCACCACGCGCTGGCACTGA
- a CDS encoding DUF881 domain-containing protein, with protein MSERGKHAHDAVDPAPETDHAEDRTGGRAPWGGAVAVSLVLVMAGFLFAANARLAGGPDGRQPQDLAGLVEVESARLGEIEAEVRDLEAEVGLLTDAQVGDLPMLDPTTAELEALAAGLQPVEGPGLTVRLSDAPANVPRPDDVTNDDLVVHQQDLQAVINGLWAGGAEAMTLQGQRVVATSAFRCVGNVLLLHGRTYSPPFVVRAVGDPDELRASLLQSPAIQEYLQWVDAVGLGWSTTVEGDLELPAYEGSADLQYADVPDGVDVFAAGSAS; from the coding sequence ATGTCGGAGCGAGGCAAGCACGCCCACGACGCCGTCGACCCCGCTCCCGAGACCGACCACGCCGAGGACCGGACCGGCGGGCGGGCACCGTGGGGCGGCGCGGTCGCCGTGAGCCTCGTGCTGGTGATGGCGGGCTTCCTGTTCGCCGCCAACGCCCGCCTCGCGGGAGGGCCCGACGGCCGTCAGCCGCAGGACCTCGCCGGCCTGGTCGAGGTGGAGTCGGCGCGGCTGGGAGAGATCGAGGCGGAGGTGCGTGACCTCGAGGCGGAGGTGGGCCTGCTCACGGACGCCCAGGTGGGCGACCTGCCCATGCTCGACCCGACGACCGCCGAGCTGGAGGCGCTGGCCGCGGGGCTCCAGCCGGTCGAGGGTCCGGGCCTGACGGTGCGCCTCAGCGACGCGCCGGCGAACGTGCCCCGCCCCGACGACGTGACCAACGACGACCTCGTCGTGCACCAGCAGGACCTCCAGGCGGTCATCAACGGCCTCTGGGCGGGCGGGGCGGAGGCCATGACGCTGCAGGGCCAGCGCGTGGTCGCGACGTCCGCCTTCCGGTGCGTCGGCAACGTGCTGCTGCTCCACGGGCGCACCTACTCCCCGCCCTTCGTGGTGCGCGCCGTCGGGGACCCCGACGAGCTGCGCGCCTCACTGCTCCAGTCGCCCGCGATCCAGGAGTACCTGCAGTGGGTCGACGCCGTCGGTCTCGGGTGGTCCACGACGGTGGAGGGTGACCTGGAGCTCCCCGCCTACGAGGGCAGCGCCGACCTGCAGTACGCCGACGTCCCGGACGGCGTCGACGTCTTCGCGGCGGGGAGCGCGTCATGA
- a CDS encoding class E sortase, whose translation MTVADQRPAAARHRQPERRATGHRGATVVGVLGEVLITLGVLLALFVVWQLWWTDVAAGADQRRAIADLDWVVSEPEARDEAETETETTGPRYDEPAPVMAEPANLTTFATLQVPRFGPDFMPTITQGTSRPDVLDKGGLGHYEGTAMPGQIGNFAVAGHRTTYGKPLNRAAELQVGDPLIVQTPDAWYVYRVTGHEIVLPHQVEVVAPVPNDPGATPTVASMTLTTCHPMFSARERYVVHSELDYWMPVADGVPPDLVAPADPSGGA comes from the coding sequence ATGACCGTCGCCGACCAGCGGCCCGCCGCGGCCCGTCACCGGCAGCCCGAGCGGAGGGCGACCGGCCACCGTGGCGCGACGGTCGTGGGCGTCCTGGGCGAGGTGCTCATCACCCTCGGCGTGCTCCTCGCGCTGTTCGTGGTCTGGCAGCTGTGGTGGACCGACGTCGCGGCGGGAGCCGACCAGCGCAGGGCCATCGCCGACCTCGACTGGGTCGTCTCCGAGCCGGAGGCACGGGACGAGGCGGAGACGGAGACGGAGACGACCGGACCGCGCTACGACGAGCCCGCGCCGGTCATGGCGGAGCCGGCGAACCTGACGACGTTCGCGACGCTGCAGGTCCCGCGGTTCGGGCCGGACTTCATGCCGACCATCACCCAGGGGACCAGCCGGCCCGACGTGCTCGACAAGGGCGGCCTCGGCCACTACGAGGGCACGGCCATGCCGGGCCAGATCGGGAACTTCGCCGTCGCGGGCCACCGCACGACGTACGGCAAGCCGCTCAACCGCGCGGCCGAGCTCCAGGTGGGCGACCCCCTCATCGTCCAGACGCCGGACGCCTGGTACGTCTACCGGGTCACCGGCCACGAGATCGTGCTGCCGCACCAGGTCGAGGTCGTCGCGCCGGTGCCGAACGACCCGGGCGCGACCCCGACCGTCGCGAGCATGACGCTGACGACGTGCCACCCGATGTTCTCCGCGCGGGAGCGCTACGTCGTCCACTCCGAGCTCGACTACTGGATGCCGGTCGCGGACGGCGTGCCGCCGGACCTCGTGGCCCCCGCCGACCCCTCCGGAGGTGCCTGA
- a CDS encoding aminodeoxychorismate/anthranilate synthase component II, with protein sequence MTRILVVDNYDSFVYTIVGYLDQLGAETVVVRNDAVPPLAEREGYDGVLISPGPGTPRAAGQSMDVIRDCAGTGTPMLGVCLGHQALAEVYGATVTHAPELMHGKTSAVQHDGAGVLAGLDAPFTATRYHSLAVVDGTVPDDLVVTARTAPGAGPGVIMGLQHRELPLHGVQFHPESVLTEGGHRLLANWLEVCGLDGAVEASAGMAPLVREAARS encoded by the coding sequence ATGACCCGGATCCTCGTCGTGGACAACTACGACTCCTTCGTCTACACGATCGTCGGCTACCTCGACCAGCTCGGGGCCGAGACCGTCGTCGTGCGCAACGACGCCGTGCCGCCGCTCGCCGAGCGCGAGGGGTACGACGGCGTCCTCATCTCACCCGGTCCGGGTACGCCCCGTGCGGCCGGCCAGAGCATGGACGTCATCCGCGACTGCGCGGGCACGGGCACGCCCATGCTCGGCGTCTGCCTCGGGCACCAGGCCCTGGCGGAGGTCTACGGCGCGACGGTCACGCACGCGCCGGAGCTGATGCACGGCAAGACCAGCGCGGTCCAGCACGACGGCGCGGGGGTCCTGGCGGGCCTGGACGCGCCGTTCACGGCGACGCGGTACCACTCCCTCGCCGTGGTGGACGGCACCGTCCCGGACGACCTCGTCGTGACCGCGCGCACGGCGCCCGGTGCGGGGCCCGGGGTGATCATGGGTCTGCAGCACCGTGAGCTGCCGCTCCACGGCGTCCAGTTCCACCCCGAGTCGGTGCTCACCGAGGGCGGCCACCGGCTCCTCGCGAACTGGCTCGAGGTCTGCGGGCTGGACGGTGCTGTCGAGGCGTCGGCGGGCATGGCGCCCCTGGTGCGCGAGGCCGCGCGCTCCTGA
- the pknB gene encoding Stk1 family PASTA domain-containing Ser/Thr kinase: MVDDAPRILGGRYEVGELIGRGGMAEVHIGHDTRLGRTVAIKILRSDLARDPSFQARFRREAQAAASLNHPAIVAVYDTGEDIFTEPGGAVSHVPFIVMEYVEGHTVRDILRDGTAVPIEEAVEITAGVLSALEYSHHAGIVHRDIKPANVMLTPTGAVKVMDFGIARAMADSAGTMTQTQAVIGTAQYLSPEQARGEQVDSRSDLYSTGCLLFELLTGRPPFIGDSPVAVAYQHAREQAPPPSTFASDIPEALDRITSKALAKDRDQRYSSAAEFRADLESALRGGHVNAPAVGALAAGALAGAAATEVLRPSPQTAATQVMGAGAGATQALPPTGAAPWSQVGGAGTGTTTRTTQGTDPDEDEAPRRRWILWVLIGVALAAVIGIAIVLTQGGGEEEPVLVTVPNVVGMDEAQARAAITDLGLEFERVSEPSLEVQAGFVISTDPGADEQVDEGATVQVVVSEGAEAVEIPDMSNYTQQQARAELERLGFTDISVSTEDSPDVDKDRVIRTDPAAGTAVDPTATPVTLVLSTGLVQLPNLLDPPRTLEQARGELVALGLIPSISEEATGDAPPGTVIAQSRTPGPVPQGSEVGITVATAPVIEKVSVPDVTGKRYDEAAAQLGAAGLNSVAGEAVFDATQPEGRVVRTEPAAGTSVDEGSTVTVILSKGKEPAPDDDA; encoded by the coding sequence GTGGTGGACGACGCACCCCGAATCCTCGGCGGCCGCTACGAGGTCGGCGAGCTCATCGGGCGCGGCGGGATGGCCGAGGTCCACATCGGCCACGACACGCGCCTGGGCCGCACGGTCGCGATCAAGATCCTCCGCTCGGACCTCGCGCGCGACCCGTCCTTCCAGGCCCGCTTCCGCCGGGAGGCGCAGGCGGCTGCCTCGCTCAACCACCCGGCGATCGTCGCCGTCTACGACACCGGCGAGGACATCTTCACCGAGCCCGGCGGCGCCGTCTCGCACGTGCCGTTCATCGTCATGGAGTACGTCGAGGGCCACACGGTCCGCGACATCCTGCGGGACGGCACGGCCGTGCCGATCGAGGAGGCCGTCGAGATCACCGCCGGCGTGCTCTCGGCGCTCGAGTACTCCCACCACGCCGGCATCGTGCACCGCGACATCAAGCCCGCGAACGTCATGCTGACGCCCACCGGCGCGGTCAAGGTCATGGACTTCGGCATCGCCCGCGCGATGGCCGACTCCGCCGGGACGATGACGCAGACGCAGGCCGTCATCGGGACGGCCCAGTACCTCTCCCCCGAGCAGGCTCGCGGCGAGCAGGTCGACTCCCGCAGCGACCTGTACTCGACCGGCTGCCTGCTGTTCGAGCTGCTGACGGGCCGCCCGCCCTTCATCGGCGACTCGCCGGTGGCCGTGGCCTACCAGCACGCGCGCGAGCAGGCGCCGCCGCCCAGCACGTTCGCGTCCGACATCCCGGAGGCGCTGGACCGCATCACGTCCAAGGCCCTCGCCAAGGACCGGGACCAGCGCTACAGCTCCGCGGCCGAGTTCCGTGCGGACCTCGAGTCGGCCCTGCGGGGCGGGCACGTCAACGCACCCGCGGTCGGCGCCCTCGCCGCCGGGGCCCTCGCTGGGGCCGCGGCGACCGAGGTGCTGCGCCCCAGCCCGCAGACCGCCGCGACCCAGGTGATGGGTGCCGGCGCGGGTGCCACGCAGGCGCTGCCGCCGACCGGGGCCGCGCCCTGGTCCCAGGTCGGGGGTGCCGGCACGGGCACCACGACCAGGACGACGCAGGGCACGGACCCCGACGAGGACGAGGCGCCCAGGCGGCGCTGGATCCTGTGGGTCCTCATCGGCGTCGCCCTCGCGGCCGTGATCGGCATCGCGATCGTGCTGACCCAGGGCGGCGGCGAGGAGGAACCGGTGCTCGTCACCGTCCCCAACGTCGTGGGGATGGACGAGGCGCAGGCGCGCGCAGCCATCACCGACCTCGGCCTGGAGTTCGAGCGCGTCAGCGAGCCGAGCCTCGAGGTGCAGGCCGGCTTCGTCATCAGCACGGACCCCGGCGCCGACGAGCAGGTCGACGAGGGAGCCACCGTGCAGGTCGTGGTCTCGGAGGGCGCCGAGGCGGTCGAGATCCCCGACATGTCGAACTACACGCAGCAGCAGGCCCGCGCGGAGCTCGAGCGGCTCGGCTTCACGGACATCTCGGTGTCGACCGAGGACAGCCCGGACGTCGACAAGGACCGGGTGATCCGCACGGACCCCGCCGCGGGGACCGCCGTGGACCCCACCGCCACCCCCGTGACGCTCGTGCTGTCCACGGGCCTCGTCCAGCTGCCGAACCTCCTCGACCCGCCCCGCACGCTCGAGCAGGCGCGCGGCGAGCTCGTCGCCCTCGGCCTCATCCCCTCGATCAGCGAGGAGGCGACAGGCGACGCGCCCCCCGGGACGGTCATCGCACAGAGCCGCACGCCGGGCCCCGTGCCGCAGGGCTCGGAGGTCGGCATCACGGTCGCGACCGCGCCGGTCATCGAGAAGGTCTCCGTGCCGGACGTGACGGGCAAGCGCTACGACGAGGCGGCGGCGCAGCTCGGCGCCGCGGGCCTCAACTCCGTCGCCGGCGAGGCCGTCTTCGACGCCACGCAGCCGGAGGGCCGCGTCGTGCGCACGGAGCCCGCAGCAGGGACCTCGGTGGACGAAGGATCGACGGTGACGGTCATCCTGTCCAAGGGCAAGGAGCCGGCCCCCGACGACGACGCGTAG
- a CDS encoding serine/threonine-protein kinase, with protein MKPAVAVALGGRYRLVSRIAVGGMGEVWVGHDEALARDVAVKVLREEFAGDAGFLERFRTEARNSAQLSHPNIAQLYDYGEQDGSGFLVMELVLGEPMSDLLDRQPVLPTRRLLPILAQTARALHAAHVAGVVHRDVKPGNILLARSGRVKITDFGISTASNQIPMTASGMVMGTAQYLSPEQAIGRAATPASDVYSLGIVAYEALVGNRPFTGPTAVDIAIAHVNTPVPPLPGDIDPELSALVMRMLAKEPEARPRSAASLARMLDGMLDRTPPGGVPMAAYGRHARTVDLMDAAELADTPTRPTRVPGRAAEPASPSVPSGPSVVDAPVIAPAQAGPPPALPAQAAPPPVLPPQAGPPTVSPPQPGPPPAAAPAPDAPRTLPPRTVPAAPAQRPEAAAWERAAEAVAEALTADEDASHPRVFAAPRAVPPAPGRPARGPSGPPRTSTTTGKRWGRVSRPLVALVLVVLFAVLGAVFADRVWGAPAAGGLGQGAPAVVASGTDATGRGMLPLRTLDAAAPASADPEHGARPGAHQGGAANRAPQTTTARNL; from the coding sequence GTGAAGCCCGCCGTCGCCGTCGCCCTGGGAGGGCGCTACCGCCTGGTCTCGCGCATCGCCGTGGGCGGCATGGGCGAGGTCTGGGTCGGGCACGACGAGGCCCTCGCGCGCGACGTGGCCGTCAAGGTGCTGCGCGAGGAGTTCGCGGGCGACGCCGGCTTCCTCGAGCGGTTCCGCACGGAGGCCCGCAACAGCGCCCAGCTCTCCCACCCCAACATCGCCCAGCTCTACGACTACGGCGAGCAGGACGGGTCGGGCTTCCTGGTCATGGAGCTCGTGCTCGGCGAGCCCATGTCGGACCTGCTCGACCGCCAGCCGGTGCTGCCCACCCGGCGGCTGCTGCCGATCCTCGCGCAGACGGCGCGAGCGCTGCACGCCGCGCACGTCGCCGGCGTCGTGCACCGGGACGTCAAGCCGGGCAACATCCTGCTCGCCCGCTCGGGCCGCGTGAAGATCACCGACTTCGGCATCTCGACCGCGAGCAACCAGATCCCGATGACGGCCTCGGGCATGGTCATGGGCACCGCGCAGTACCTCTCGCCGGAGCAGGCGATCGGGCGCGCCGCCACGCCCGCCTCGGACGTGTACTCGCTCGGGATCGTCGCCTACGAGGCGCTCGTCGGGAACCGGCCCTTCACCGGGCCCACCGCGGTCGACATCGCCATCGCGCACGTCAACACGCCGGTGCCGCCGCTGCCCGGCGACATCGACCCGGAGCTGTCCGCCCTGGTCATGCGGATGCTGGCCAAGGAGCCCGAGGCCCGGCCGCGCTCGGCCGCGTCGCTCGCCCGGATGCTCGACGGCATGCTGGACCGGACCCCTCCCGGGGGCGTCCCGATGGCGGCGTACGGCCGGCACGCGCGCACCGTCGACCTCATGGACGCCGCCGAGCTGGCCGACACGCCGACGCGGCCCACCCGGGTGCCCGGCCGCGCGGCGGAGCCCGCGTCGCCGAGCGTGCCGTCCGGGCCCTCCGTGGTCGACGCCCCGGTGATCGCGCCCGCGCAGGCCGGGCCGCCACCCGCGCTCCCGGCCCAGGCCGCTCCCCCGCCCGTGCTGCCGCCGCAGGCCGGGCCGCCAACCGTCTCGCCGCCGCAGCCCGGCCCACCGCCGGCCGCGGCCCCCGCACCGGACGCGCCCCGGACGCTGCCGCCGCGCACGGTGCCCGCGGCCCCCGCGCAGCGGCCCGAGGCCGCGGCGTGGGAGCGTGCGGCCGAGGCCGTCGCCGAGGCGCTCACGGCGGACGAGGACGCCAGCCACCCGCGGGTGTTCGCGGCGCCCCGTGCCGTGCCGCCCGCCCCGGGTCGCCCGGCACGGGGACCGTCCGGTCCCCCGCGCACCTCCACGACGACCGGCAAGCGCTGGGGACGGGTGTCGCGCCCGCTCGTCGCGCTGGTCCTCGTGGTGCTCTTCGCGGTCCTCGGCGCCGTCTTCGCGGACCGGGTGTGGGGCGCGCCGGCCGCCGGCGGCCTCGGCCAGGGTGCCCCCGCCGTCGTGGCGTCCGGCACGGACGCCACGGGACGTGGGATGCTGCCGCTGCGTACCCTGGACGCCGCAGCGCCCGCGAGCGCTGACCCAGAGCACGGCGCCCGACCGGGCGCGCACCAGGGCGGCGCGGCGAACCGCGCACCGCAGACGACGACAGCGAGGAACCTGTAG
- a CDS encoding penicillin-binding protein 2: MNTPLRRLASVVIVMFMALMAGSTAVQYFQAGTLNNDPRNVRTLYREYGHPRGPIVVGGEAIAVSTPVDDPFGYQRSYPYGELYGHVTGYYSIVFGRSAIERAMNTELNGTADSLFYSRIQDLVTGRQPQGAIVELTIDPAVQQAAWDALGDQRGAVIALDPSTGAILAMVSKPSYDPNVLASHDTRAVNEAWQALEAAEGDPLANRAIAGNTYPPGSTFKLVTAAAALEGGLTPASEIAAPVELDLPETTATLRNFGSSACSPTGTTTLADALRISCNTAFGQLGLDLGQDALREQADAFGFDTPLDVPMRVAESHFPDQLDAPQTALSAIGQYEVRVTPLEVAMISAAVANDGEQMRPYLVRSVRSQDLTVVEETRPTELARPVSAATAASLRDMMVGVVESGTGTAARIPGVQVAGKTGTAQTTEEAAPHAWFTAFAPADAPQVAVAVVVEHGGAMGSEATGGAVAAPIARAVIQAVLAR, encoded by the coding sequence GTGAACACGCCCCTGCGCCGCCTGGCCTCCGTCGTCATCGTGATGTTCATGGCCCTCATGGCCGGCAGCACCGCCGTGCAGTACTTCCAGGCGGGGACGCTCAACAACGACCCGCGCAACGTGCGCACCCTGTACCGCGAGTACGGGCACCCGCGCGGGCCGATCGTCGTGGGCGGCGAGGCGATCGCCGTCTCCACCCCCGTGGACGACCCGTTCGGGTACCAGCGGAGCTACCCCTACGGCGAGCTCTACGGGCACGTCACCGGCTACTACTCGATCGTCTTCGGCCGCAGCGCGATCGAGCGCGCGATGAACACCGAGCTCAACGGGACCGCCGACTCGCTGTTCTACTCGCGCATCCAGGACCTCGTCACGGGGCGCCAGCCCCAGGGCGCGATCGTCGAGCTGACGATCGACCCCGCCGTCCAGCAGGCCGCCTGGGACGCCCTCGGCGACCAGCGCGGCGCCGTCATCGCCCTGGATCCGAGCACCGGCGCGATCCTGGCCATGGTGTCCAAGCCGTCCTACGACCCCAACGTCCTGGCCAGCCACGACACCCGCGCGGTCAACGAGGCCTGGCAGGCGCTGGAGGCGGCCGAGGGTGACCCGCTCGCCAACCGGGCGATCGCCGGCAACACGTACCCACCCGGCTCGACGTTCAAGCTCGTCACCGCGGCGGCCGCGCTCGAGGGCGGCCTGACCCCGGCGTCCGAGATCGCGGCCCCCGTCGAGCTGGACCTGCCGGAGACGACGGCGACCCTGCGCAACTTCGGCAGCAGCGCGTGCAGCCCCACCGGCACGACGACGCTGGCCGACGCGCTGCGGATCTCCTGCAACACGGCCTTCGGCCAGCTCGGGCTCGACCTGGGCCAGGACGCGCTGCGCGAGCAGGCCGACGCGTTCGGCTTCGACACGCCCCTCGACGTGCCGATGAGGGTGGCGGAGAGCCACTTCCCCGACCAGCTCGACGCGCCGCAGACGGCTCTCTCGGCGATCGGGCAGTACGAGGTGCGCGTGACCCCGCTGGAGGTGGCGATGATCTCGGCGGCCGTCGCCAACGACGGCGAGCAGATGCGGCCGTACCTGGTGCGCTCGGTGCGCAGCCAGGACCTCACGGTGGTGGAGGAGACCAGGCCGACGGAGCTCGCGCGCCCCGTGAGCGCGGCGACGGCCGCGTCCCTGCGGGACATGATGGTCGGCGTCGTCGAGAGCGGCACGGGCACGGCGGCCCGGATCCCGGGCGTGCAGGTCGCCGGCAAGACCGGCACGGCGCAGACGACGGAGGAGGCCGCGCCGCACGCCTGGTTCACCGCGTTCGCGCCGGCCGACGCGCCGCAGGTCGCCGTCGCCGTCGTCGTGGAGCACGGCGGTGCCATGGGCAGCGAGGCGACGGGCGGCGCCGTGGCGGCGCCCATCGCCCGCGCGGTGATCCAGGCGGTGCTCGCCCGGTGA